TCGCGTGACGTTCAGACGTTGCGAGACGGAGGACCGCGGGCGAGGCTGGGGGAGGAATCGACGCTCGTCGTATGCGCGGCGTCGGATGGGTGCAGAACGCGCAGCAGGCGGCCGGGCGCGAGAATGCCGGCCAGCACGCTGTCGACGTCGTGTGAGGATGCCGTCGTCGCGCTGCACAGGCTGCAGTGATCGCAGGCCTTGCTCGGCTTGGCCGGCTGTCCGTCCTGCACCTGTGCGGCCGTCTGGTCGGCGGTTTGCGCGATGCTGTGGCAGATGGCGGAGAGGGGATCGAACGATCCGACAGCTGGCACGGGAGCCAATGCGGCCACGAGAATCGTGTTCAGCGCGATGACGTACATCGCGAGAACCGATATCCACTGACGCCAGCCCAGACGCATCCCGATACTCCCGGGCATTCACGTACCATTAACTTTTGGCCGGTGCCAGCCCTTCGAGCGCCGCATGGCCGCGGAAGATGTGCGATTGCACCGGCAAAATCGCATGGGTCTGGTGTTTAATCAGCGGTTAACCGCAGGGTCGCTATCGTAAACACATCCTAAACGGCGCCCCGACTCAGGACCTTCCGAGTCAACGAGGCGCCCAGGGCGATAACGGGGACGTGGCGGATGTGCGGATTTGCGGTCGCGATCGGTTGGGCCGATGCCGAACTCACCGTCGCGCGCCTGATCGACGGCATCCTGCACCGCGGCGACATCACCGATCCGTTGTTCACGCCGTTCCCGAACGTCGCGATGTGCACACGGCGCCTGCGCATCGTCGATGCCGAGCACGGCACCCAGCCGCAGATTTCGTTCTTCGGAAGGCTGGCCGTTTCTTACAACGGCGAGATCTACAATCACGTCGAACTGCGTCGGGAGATGGAAGAACTCGGCGTGACGTTCCGCACCCATTCCGACACCGAAGTGCTGGCCAATGCGCTGCAGGTCTGGGGCCATCGCGCGCTCGAACGTCTCAACGGCATGTATGCCTTCGTCGCCGTTGATCTTTCGAGCGGCGAATTCCTGGCCGCGCGCGATCCGTTCGGCGTCAAGCCGCTCTATGTGATGCAGCAGGGCGCGAGCTTTCTGTTCTGCTCGGAGATGAAGCCGCTGCTCGATGTCGTTCCGGTCGGTGATGTGATGCTGTTGCCGCCGGGCTATGCGATGTCGAAGAAGGCGGTGGCGCGCTATCGCT
The Pseudolabrys sp. FHR47 genome window above contains:
- a CDS encoding DUF2946 family protein; translation: MRLGWRQWISVLAMYVIALNTILVAALAPVPAVGSFDPLSAICHSIAQTADQTAAQVQDGQPAKPSKACDHCSLCSATTASSHDVDSVLAGILAPGRLLRVLHPSDAAHTTSVDSSPSLARGPPSRNV